TTCCTGTCAATTGGGACTGATTGCCCAAGCACAATCCCAGTTGCCTAGGCCGTGACAGCCGATCGATTGCGGCGGGCATCTTGCATCGATCGCACGAATTTTTCAAACAGATAATCGGCATCGTGGGGGCCGGGGCTGGCTTCTGGGTGATATTGCACCGAAAACAGCGGCAGTTGGCGGTGGCGCAACCCCGCGATCGTTCGATCGTTCAGGTTCAAATGCGTCACTTCCACCTCTCCTTCCGTCAGGGAACCGTCAGAAATGGCGAAACTGTGGTTTTGGCTGGTGATTTCCACCTGTTGCCCCGCAAAGCCAGCCGGCTGGTTCAGGCCGCGGTGGCCAAACTTGAGCTTGAAGGTTTCGGCTCCCAGGGCCAAGCCCAAAATTTGGTGACCCATGCAAATGCCAAACATGGGCTTGTTGGCATTCACCAGTTGTTGCACGGTTTCAATGCCCTCGGTGACAGCGGACGGATCGCCGGGGCCGTTCGAGAGGAAAATCCCATCGGGATTGAATCCCAAGATGGTGTCGATCGGGGTGCTGGCGGGCACAACAATGATGCGGCAGCCAAAACTCGCCAACCGGCGCAGAATATTCCGCTTCACGCCAAAGTCCAGCGCCACCACCGTCAACGGCTGATCGCCCGTGGTGGCCTTGGCCGCCTCCGTCGCCGGGTTAAATTCCCATTCCGGTTGGGTTCCTTCCGTCCACTCGTAAATTTCTGCCGTGGTGACTTCCTTCACCAGGTTCAAGCCCGCCATGCTCGGGGTTTGTTGCACCAACCGCAGCAAATCTGCCGGATCCAAGATTTCTGTGGAAATTGCTCCGTTCATGGCCCCCACGGCCCGAATTTTGCGGACGATCGCCCGAGTATCAACCCCGTAGATGCCTGGAATATCATGGCGGCCCATGTAGTCGGGCAGGGCCTCGGTCGATCGCCAGTTGCTCGGCCGGCGAGACACGTTGCGGGCGATCGCCCCGCACACATAGGGGCGATCGGACTCTTCATCTTCCGGGTTGATGCCAACGTTGCCCAACTCCGGATAGGTGAACAGCACAATCTGGCCGCAATAGCTCGGATCGGTCAGCACCTCCTGATAGCCAGTCATGCCGGTGTTAAAAACGACTTCGCCAACGGTTGTGCCGGTGGCTCCGAAGCTGCGACCCAAATAGGCGCTGCCATCGGCCAAGACTAAAAGCGCTGGGCGATCGGAAGTTGAAGACATGGTGAGCAATGCCTGTGCAGCAGTCGATGAAGTGAGCATAAAATCAAGTCTATATGGAATCATTTCTGGCCCGCGAGTGCTATCAAATTCGACAGTTTTCTATAGGATTTTGGGAAACCTAGGAAAAAACATTGGGGCAAGGTCGGTTTCAGGGGTTGTCGCCTGTTCGATCAATTTCGATCGATCAAGATGCCAAGGGCTGATTTTCCCGACCCACCCCCCAAATAAGGGGCTTCTTTACAGTCAACGTTGCAGTTAACCTTCAAGCCAAAAATCAAAGCCATGTGGAAGCAACTGTGGGCAACCTGGATTGGGCTAGGGGCGATCGCCCTGGCCGGTTGTGAGGCGCTGCCCCTTGGCTCTGCCCCCGCCCCCGCGCCCGTCGAAACCAACGAAAGCGCCCCCGTCCCGATCGCCGCCAAGCCCCAAGCCCCCACCGCGCCCACCCCGGCGATCGACGGAGCCGCCACCTTCCAAAAAGCCCTGGACTTGGGCTATGGCGCAGCGAAGCTCACCCAATCGGCCTACATTCCAGCGGATTGGCAATATGTCATGTCCCGTTGGCAAGAGGCGATCGTGGTGCTGCAATCCGTCCCGCCCCAAAGTGCCCAACATGCCCAAGCCCAAGCCAAGATCCAGGAATACCGCAGCAACTTGGCCTATGCTCGGGAGCGATCGCGCCAGCCGATCGCCCAACCCCCCGCCACCATTGCCGCCCAACCCCTAAGCGCCCCCGCCAGCAACACCACCCCAGACAGCAACGGCGGAACCCAGCCCGGAGCCGCCGCCACCCCCATTCCCGCCAGCAGCCCCAGCGGCAACCCTGACACCAGCTCCAACCTGCCCGCTCCGGAAACCGGCAGCGACAGCCCAAACAGCACCGCCGCCAGTTCCGGGCCCGTCATCGCCACCATCCCTATCATCCGGCGGGTCAGTGGCATTCCCGTCATTGAAGTGACCTTCAACGGGCGCAAGTTCCCCATGATGTTGGACACCGGAGCCAGCGCCACCGTGATCACCAGCAAAATGCTGTCAACCCTCGGCATTCGGCCCCACGACAAAATCTTGGTTTCCACCCCGAGCGATCGCCGCGTCACCATGGACTTGGCCCGCGTTGACACCGTGCAAGTGGAAGGCCTGTCGGTCAGCAACCTAGAAGTGGGCGTTGCGCCGGCCTTGGAAATTGGGCTATTGGGTCAAAACTTTTTCGGTGGCTATGACCTGATCATTCGGGGCAATCAAATCGAGTTCCACAGTCGCGGCTAAAGGCCCCCAAAAGCAGCAAAGACAAGGGGCTGAAGCCCCTTGCCCAGGATCATGGGGTTGAGCAGATTCACTATCTCAGCCCCAAAAAATCGAGTTTTAATGAATCGAATTTGAGGATGCGCCCCAGTTTCGTGAATCGCGAGGGTTAATCAACGATCCTATTCGTACAGCCACTTGCTGATCGTCGGAGACCAGTTGGCCAGCTCCTCATCCTTAAACCACAAGGCGATTTCGCGCTGGGCCGTTTCCACTGCGTCGGAACCATGGATCAGGTTGCGGCCAATGTTGACCCCAAAGTCACCCCGAATCGTGCCTGGATTGGCGGTCAGGGGGTTGGTGGCCCCAATGATTTGGCGGGCCGATGCCACCACGCCGTCACCTTCCCACACCATCGCCACCACGGGGCCGGAGGTGATGAATTCCACCAAACCAGCAAAGAAGGGGCGCTCGCGGTGTACCGAGTAGTGCTCTTCGGCTAGCTCGCGGCTCACGTTCAGCAGCTTGAGACCCACGAGGGTGAAGCCTTTGACTTCAAAACGCTTGATGATTTCACCAATCAGACCGCGCTGCACGCCATCGGGTTTGATGGCAATAAACGTACGTTCCACGACTTGCACTCCTCAAGAAAGGGAAAAATAATAGGGGCGGGAAATTTTTGCCCTTCTAATAGTGCAAAAAAATGGCCCAGTTTGGTCAGGATCGATCGCCGGGACTGTCGATTAGGGCTTCACGGTTGACTTCACCGGTCGCGATCGGGATGCGGGAGGATAACCAAAAGTTAACCAAATCCTTACCCCGTCAGGATTGCCGCCCTTTTGATTGGAATTAGGATACACTGAGAAGCTGGTTTATCTTAGTCCGGTTCTTGCCGGTCAATATCAATCAAGCAGACCCGCTGCTAGCTGGACTGTCGTCTGGAGGTTGACGAAAAATGGGGATCGATTTGACGGTCGAGACTGCCACGGCGGAATCGACGATCGCCCAGGCCGAAAGTCCAATGGTGGACGGGTCGGTTACTGCAAAGGCAGCGGAAGCAACAGCCCGCAGTGACCGGGGCGGACGACGCAAGCGTGGAATGCGGGCCGATGCACGCACGGCAATTCAGGGTTTAACGGAATTGGCACAAAAAACAAATAGCGTGACCGGGGAACGTCCCTGGACAATCGAGAACAGCGAAGCCACCTATCGCATTCGGGCATGGGGTGAGCCGTATTTTTCGATTAATGCAGCGGGTCACGTGACGGTTTCGCCAAAAGCGGAGCGCGGCGGGGCGATCGACCTGCATGAACTCGTTGAAGCGCTCAAGCAGCGAAATTTGGGTCTGCCTCTGTTGATTCGGTTCACGGATATTTTGGCCGATCGCATTGAACGGCTCACGGCGGTTTTTGCGAAGGCGATCGCCAAGTACAAATATGCCGGGGGCTATAAGGGTGTGTTCCCCGTCAAGTGCAACCAGCAGCGCCACTTGATTGAAGACCTGGTGGAATTTGGCCAGCCCTATCAATTTGGCCTGGAGGCCGGGTCAAAGCCAGAATTGATGATCGCCCTGGCGATGTTGACCACCCCGGGAGCCATGCTGATTTGCAATGGCTACAAGGATCGGGAATATATCGAAACGGCGATCTTGGCCCAGCGCTTGGGCAAAACGCCCGTGATTGTGCTGGAGCAGGTGGAAGAGGTGAAACTTGCCATCTCCGCCAGTCAACGGTTAGGCATCAAGCCAATTTTGGGTGTCCGGGCCAAGCTGAATGCCAAGGGCGTGGGCCGCTGGGGAGATTCGGCGGGCGATCGGGCAAAATTTGGCCTGACGATTCCGGAAATTCTGGGCGCGGTGGATCAACTGCGCCAAGCGGATATGCTCGACTGTTTGCAGTTGCTGCATTTCCACATCGGTTCTCAGATCTCCTCAATCAGCGTGATTAAGGATGCGATCCGTGAAGCCAGCCAGATTTATGTGGAACTGCATGAACTGGGTGCGGGGATGCAATACCTGGATGTGGGAGGCGGCTTGGGGATCGACTATGACGGTTCCAAGACGAATTTCCACGCTTCCACCAACTACACGCTGCAAAATTACGCCGATGATATTGTGGCGGCGGTGAATGATACCTGTTCGTCGCGAGGGGTGAAGGTTCCCACCCTGATTAGCGAGAGCGGGCGGGCGGTGGCTTCGCACCAGTCGGTGTTGGTGTTTGATGTGCTGAGTGTGAGCCAAATGGCTTTCACGGAGCCGCAACCCTCGGAACCGGAAGACCACGCAGCCCTCAAGAGCCTTTACGAAACCTATTCGTTGATCGATCGGGACAACTATCAAGAGATGTTCCACGATGCAACGCAAACTCGGGATGAGGCCTTGAGTCTGTTTAGTTTTGGTTATTTGAGCCTGACCGATCGCGCCAAAATTGAGCGGTTGTATTGGGCTTGTTGCACCAAGATTCGGGAAATTGTCCGCAAGGAAGATTACGTGCCCGATGATTTGGAATACCTAGAACAGATGATGTCGTCGATCTACTACATCAATATGTCGGTGTTCCAGTCGGCCCCGGATACTTGGGCGATCGGGCAGCTTTTTCCGATCGCGCCGATCCACCGCCTCGATGAGGAACCCACCGAGCGGGGAATTTTGGCCGATCTCACCTGCGACAGCGACGGCAAAATCGACCAATTCATCGATTTGCGCGACGTGAAAAACGTGTTGGAACTGCACGCCCTGAAGCCGGTTGATCCCAGCCAACAGGAGGCCTATGGCGATCGGGAATATGAACCCTACTACCTCGGCATGTTCCTGAATGGCGCTTATCAGGAAATTATGGGCAGCCTGCACAATCTGTTTGGCGACACCAACACGGTTCATATCCACCTCACCCCCAAGGGCTACCGGATTGAGCATGTGGTGAAGGGCGACACTATGAAGGAAGCCCTCAGCTACGTGCAATACGAGTCGGATGATTTGGTGGAAAGTATTCGTCGGCAAGCGGAGCAGGCCATGCAGGAAAAACACATTTCCTTGCGGGAGTCGCAACTGCTGCTACAAAACTATGAGCGCAGCCTTCAGGGTTATACCTACCTCGCGCCTTAGGCTGATCAGCGTTCGCAGGGGTGGCCTTGCCGGGAGCTGAACTCGATCGGGTGTTGGCTTTCCGGCTCATGCCCTGTGCGTGCCCCTGGTTCGCGTGAGTCAGGACGGTGCTGATCAAATCAAACAGTGGCCAAGCGGCTTGTCCTGCTGCTTGGCCACTGTTCTGTTCGGAAATTGCAGCCGGAAACCTTGGCCGAAGTTGCTAGGCCGCTTCGCAGACGATCGGGCCCATTTGCGATCGAGCAATCACCATTTCGCCATGGCCAGGAATCCACACCGTCCAGGCTTCATCCTCATGCTCACAAAGCAACAGCGCCCGATCGTGGCAAGCATCATTGGGCAACCAGAGCAGATCAACCCAGCAGCGCTCCTGAGGGCGGGCAAGGTTGGCCGCGGCCGTCCAGGTTGTGGGGCTGTAGGAACGGGTGACGCGATCGCTCAGTTGCATGGCCTCAACTCCTTTGGACATCAACGCCCAGCTTAAAAGACCAGTCTTTTTCTGTATCTAAAGCTACGGAATGATCATCAAGCCTGTCAATCTTCCGTTGAAGAACGTTACAGATTCACGCACGATCGCCTGCTTTCCTGTCGATTCCTAACGGGCTGCCCCCACCAGGGAAAAGGCCGCCCAATTCACCGGATCCGGGTGACGCTGTTGGGTATCCAGCATGGCCGCCCGCAGGGCCGCTGCCCGATCGCCCGACTTCAAAAATTCCCGGTAGAACGTCAACATCAATTCCGACGTGGGCTGATCTGGCACTGCCCAAAGGGAAACAACCGTGCTGGGCGCGCCCGCCACAATGAACGCCCGCGACAGCCCGATCGCCCCATCGCTGGTGAGTCGGCCCCGCCCCGTATCGCAGGCACTCAGCACCACCAACTGCGCCTTCAGTTTCAGGTTCAAGATTTCCTCAGTGGTCAGAAATCCGTCTTGGTCATCCCCTTCCGGATTGGGGCTGGGAGCCAAAGCCAAAGCCCCCGGAACCGCTGGAATGACCCCCTCACCAAAGTAGTCATCCAGCAGGCCATGGGTGGCAAGGTGAATAATTTGGGATTCTTCCATTCGGGCGGTGACGGCGGTTTCGGTGGCCGCTGCGCCTTCCAGGGGTTGAGTGTTCAGCAATTGGGCGATCGCCCGGGCCTCCAAGCTGGCTCCCGGTAAGGGGGCCAAGGAGCGCTCCTGGTCGCCCAAGTTGCGATCGGGAATTTGGGGCATGGTTGGGTTACCCACCACCAAAGCCGGGCCGCGCAGGGGTTGGGGCTGTCCCGCCGAGAGCGGGGGCAGTTGGCCGCTGGCCAGGGCCAACACACGAATGGAGGGAGAGACCGACAGGGTGTGATTTTGGATCAGGTATTGGCCATCGGCATCGCGCAGGGCCGCAAAGGGCACCAAAAACAGCGTGCCTTGGGGGATAAACACCACCCGATCGCTCGGCTGCTTGGGCAATAGATCGGCGATCGGCTCAATCAACAGGCTGTGTAATTGGCGCAGGCTGGGCAATTGTTGAAAGGTCACCTTGCTGCGGCTGCGGCCCACCAGATCATTCAAGGGAACCGGATGAGGCTGGTTTTCGGCCTGGGGTAACTGGCCGCGCCGAAAGTGAATTTGTCCCTCGGGCGACACCACCCAAATATTCACCTGGTTCGGCGGCGGCGGGTTGAGGGCGCTGGTTTGGGGCTTGGCGGTGGTTAATTGGCAAGACTTGCTGTAGATGCTGCAATAGGTCGTGCTGTCCTCTTGCTGAACCGCGTAGATCACCAGGGTGGCCCGCTGCGATCGGGCTGTGGCCTGGATGCTTTCCACCGACACAGCGGCATCAGGGTTCGACAAACGACCTTGGGCGGCCAATTTCCCCATCATCAAGTCCAAAAACACGCGCGATCGCCCCTGCTCTGACACCACCAGGGCTTGTTCCGGGCGGTTTTGAGCCAAGTACACATCCTGAAGCCGTTGGTTGACTTGAGTTTGCAGCTCAATAAAGCCCACTTTGAAATAATCTTCCCCAATGAAGGTTTTCACCAGCTCATCCCAACCCTCGCTCGCTTGGGTGAGGACGCTGGCGGCTCGGTTCAAATCGCCGGATTGGTGTAGGGCCAAGCCCAGGTCACTGAGCACTTCCACTTGGCCCCGTCGATCGTTCACCGTTTGGGCAATTTTCAGCGCCGCTTCATAGGATTTGATAGCCGCGCCCCAGTTGCCTTGGGCCGCTTGGGCCAGGCCGATCGAGCGTTGGGCCGCATATTTCAATCGGGGGCTGGGGGCGATCGCCCAGGCCTGTTCCGCCGCTGCGATCGCCGCCGCAAAGTTGCCTTGGTTCAAGTCAAGGGCGCTGCTCAGTTGCCAAAACTCCGGCTCCCACAGGCGACTGCTGACCCCCTTCAGATCTTGGCGGGCTTCGCTCAGGTAGCGGCGAGCTTGGGCATAGTCTCCCGCACCGATCAGGCCCTGCACCATGGTGATCAAGGCCCCTAAACGCCGAACAGGCGTGGCCGTTTGCAGCGGATCGTTGAGCACCTCCAAACTGTCGATCATGCCGGTGGCATAGTCGCCAATGGCGATCGCCCCCTTGGCCCGATCGATCAAAGCTGCATGGTAAAAGGGCCCACCAGCGGAAGCCTGTAACCGTTGTTGATAAAACTCCAGGGCTTTCAGATAATCCGCCCGTTCGTAGTGAACATTGCCAATGATTCCCAAGGCCACCGATTCAGCACTGGCCGATCGCTCCTGCCGCGCCAGATTCAGCGCCTGGAATCCCCAATCGATCGCCTGATCCAGTTGCCCCCGCTGAAAGTTGACCAAGGCCAACTGAGCCATGGCCGCCGCCGCACCCGCCCCATCCCGATCGCGCCGATAAATTCCCAGGGCCTGTTCCCAGGTGGCCTGCGCTTCCGGCAACTGACCTTGGCTAAACAGGCTCACCCCCTGCTCCAACAGGCGATTACCCTCCGCCGAGTCCTGTTGCTCCTGAATCAGAA
This sequence is a window from Limnothrix sp. FACHB-406. Protein-coding genes within it:
- a CDS encoding TIGR02281 family clan AA aspartic protease translates to MWKQLWATWIGLGAIALAGCEALPLGSAPAPAPVETNESAPVPIAAKPQAPTAPTPAIDGAATFQKALDLGYGAAKLTQSAYIPADWQYVMSRWQEAIVVLQSVPPQSAQHAQAQAKIQEYRSNLAYARERSRQPIAQPPATIAAQPLSAPASNTTPDSNGGTQPGAAATPIPASSPSGNPDTSSNLPAPETGSDSPNSTAASSGPVIATIPIIRRVSGIPVIEVTFNGRKFPMMLDTGASATVITSKMLSTLGIRPHDKILVSTPSDRRVTMDLARVDTVQVEGLSVSNLEVGVAPALEIGLLGQNFFGGYDLIIRGNQIEFHSRG
- the speA gene encoding biosynthetic arginine decarboxylase, whose protein sequence is MGIDLTVETATAESTIAQAESPMVDGSVTAKAAEATARSDRGGRRKRGMRADARTAIQGLTELAQKTNSVTGERPWTIENSEATYRIRAWGEPYFSINAAGHVTVSPKAERGGAIDLHELVEALKQRNLGLPLLIRFTDILADRIERLTAVFAKAIAKYKYAGGYKGVFPVKCNQQRHLIEDLVEFGQPYQFGLEAGSKPELMIALAMLTTPGAMLICNGYKDREYIETAILAQRLGKTPVIVLEQVEEVKLAISASQRLGIKPILGVRAKLNAKGVGRWGDSAGDRAKFGLTIPEILGAVDQLRQADMLDCLQLLHFHIGSQISSISVIKDAIREASQIYVELHELGAGMQYLDVGGGLGIDYDGSKTNFHASTNYTLQNYADDIVAAVNDTCSSRGVKVPTLISESGRAVASHQSVLVFDVLSVSQMAFTEPQPSEPEDHAALKSLYETYSLIDRDNYQEMFHDATQTRDEALSLFSFGYLSLTDRAKIERLYWACCTKIREIVRKEDYVPDDLEYLEQMMSSIYYINMSVFQSAPDTWAIGQLFPIAPIHRLDEEPTERGILADLTCDSDGKIDQFIDLRDVKNVLELHALKPVDPSQQEAYGDREYEPYYLGMFLNGAYQEIMGSLHNLFGDTNTVHIHLTPKGYRIEHVVKGDTMKEALSYVQYESDDLVESIRRQAEQAMQEKHISLRESQLLLQNYERSLQGYTYLAP
- the ndk gene encoding nucleoside-diphosphate kinase, with the translated sequence MERTFIAIKPDGVQRGLIGEIIKRFEVKGFTLVGLKLLNVSRELAEEHYSVHRERPFFAGLVEFITSGPVVAMVWEGDGVVASARQIIGATNPLTANPGTIRGDFGVNIGRNLIHGSDAVETAQREIALWFKDEELANWSPTISKWLYE
- a CDS encoding CHAT domain-containing protein produces the protein MATWLDRSGNRLLVLLLWGSCLGGGGDRAWAFDPEHLRQLFATNQCEGCDLSGADLSGQRMGYANLSGADLRGANLSGANLESVLAWNANFAGANLTGANLEDATLSRANLQGVNLRSATLEDCDLDGTDLTGVDLSGVDLSRVNFNGSNLTGAQLMGADLSWAELNRANLTNADLTGAILFGADLNQANLTGAKLDGANIDGAEMAGVIGYSGPLPKAGPAILIQEQQDSAEGNRLLEQGVSLFSQGQLPEAQATWEQALGIYRRDRDGAGAAAAMAQLALVNFQRGQLDQAIDWGFQALNLARQERSASAESVALGIIGNVHYERADYLKALEFYQQRLQASAGGPFYHAALIDRAKGAIAIGDYATGMIDSLEVLNDPLQTATPVRRLGALITMVQGLIGAGDYAQARRYLSEARQDLKGVSSRLWEPEFWQLSSALDLNQGNFAAAIAAAEQAWAIAPSPRLKYAAQRSIGLAQAAQGNWGAAIKSYEAALKIAQTVNDRRGQVEVLSDLGLALHQSGDLNRAASVLTQASEGWDELVKTFIGEDYFKVGFIELQTQVNQRLQDVYLAQNRPEQALVVSEQGRSRVFLDLMMGKLAAQGRLSNPDAAVSVESIQATARSQRATLVIYAVQQEDSTTYCSIYSKSCQLTTAKPQTSALNPPPPNQVNIWVVSPEGQIHFRRGQLPQAENQPHPVPLNDLVGRSRSKVTFQQLPSLRQLHSLLIEPIADLLPKQPSDRVVFIPQGTLFLVPFAALRDADGQYLIQNHTLSVSPSIRVLALASGQLPPLSAGQPQPLRGPALVVGNPTMPQIPDRNLGDQERSLAPLPGASLEARAIAQLLNTQPLEGAAATETAVTARMEESQIIHLATHGLLDDYFGEGVIPAVPGALALAPSPNPEGDDQDGFLTTEEILNLKLKAQLVVLSACDTGRGRLTSDGAIGLSRAFIVAGAPSTVVSLWAVPDQPTSELMLTFYREFLKSGDRAAALRAAMLDTQQRHPDPVNWAAFSLVGAAR
- the carA gene encoding glutamine-hydrolyzing carbamoyl-phosphate synthase small subunit, with protein sequence MSSTSDRPALLVLADGSAYLGRSFGATGTTVGEVVFNTGMTGYQEVLTDPSYCGQIVLFTYPELGNVGINPEDEESDRPYVCGAIARNVSRRPSNWRSTEALPDYMGRHDIPGIYGVDTRAIVRKIRAVGAMNGAISTEILDPADLLRLVQQTPSMAGLNLVKEVTTAEIYEWTEGTQPEWEFNPATEAAKATTGDQPLTVVALDFGVKRNILRRLASFGCRIIVVPASTPIDTILGFNPDGIFLSNGPGDPSAVTEGIETVQQLVNANKPMFGICMGHQILGLALGAETFKLKFGHRGLNQPAGFAGQQVEITSQNHSFAISDGSLTEGEVEVTHLNLNDRTIAGLRHRQLPLFSVQYHPEASPGPHDADYLFEKFVRSMQDARRNRSAVTA